Proteins co-encoded in one Chitinispirillales bacterium ANBcel5 genomic window:
- a CDS encoding DUF2007 domain-containing protein has translation MTDFIPIRNYSDPLQASMAKELLTQNDIICYLDTENHSFASWVYISSLGGVSLLVAKEKYETAKELIEIFDLKSNEEVEEKCPKCSSAILREQNSNWFIKLIWCLISFTPAPYNNSSRVCKNCGNKWHADLGDV, from the coding sequence ATGACAGATTTTATTCCAATTAGAAATTATAGTGACCCATTACAAGCTTCTATGGCAAAGGAGTTATTGACTCAAAACGATATAATTTGCTATCTGGATACTGAAAACCATAGCTTTGCAAGCTGGGTCTATATTAGTAGTTTAGGTGGTGTTTCTTTGTTAGTCGCAAAAGAGAAATACGAAACCGCAAAAGAACTGATTGAAATATTTGATTTAAAAAGCAATGAAGAAGTTGAAGAAAAATGTCCCAAATGTAGCTCGGCAATTCTTAGAGAACAAAATTCAAACTGGTTTATAAAATTAATTTGGTGCTTAATTTCATTTACACCCGCACCCTACAATAATTCTAGTCGTGTATGCAAAAATTGTGGAAATAAATGGCATGCTGATCTGGGAGATGTTTAG
- a CDS encoding GNAT family N-acetyltransferase produces the protein MKTLEISISQIQDLVDVYMNTFNNSNWNENWKPTDTEMRIADIINTPGFIGLSAMDKDQIVGMVLGNIHRYSIQNHYYLQEMCVIPDYRNKGVGSFLVSELQNLLTKKDVEKIYLLTERESLAENFYSKNGFYKSNKIQLLEKPFHDKTVIP, from the coding sequence ATGAAAACATTAGAAATATCCATTTCTCAAATTCAAGATCTAGTAGATGTATACATGAATACATTCAATAATTCTAACTGGAATGAAAATTGGAAACCAACCGATACTGAAATGAGAATAGCAGATATCATAAATACTCCCGGTTTTATTGGTTTATCGGCTATGGATAAAGATCAAATAGTTGGAATGGTCCTGGGAAATATTCACCGATATTCTATTCAGAATCATTATTACCTGCAGGAAATGTGTGTGATTCCGGATTATCGTAACAAAGGCGTTGGATCATTTTTGGTTAGTGAATTACAAAATCTTCTGACTAAGAAAGATGTAGAAAAAATATACCTTTTAACTGAAAGAGAAAGTCTGGCAGAAAATTTTTATAGTAAAAATGGTTTTTATAAGAGCAACAAAATACAACTATTGGAAAAACCATTTCATGATAAAACAGTTATTCCTTAA